Proteins found in one Plectropomus leopardus isolate mb chromosome 9, YSFRI_Pleo_2.0, whole genome shotgun sequence genomic segment:
- the LOC121947660 gene encoding GTP-binding nuclear protein Ran gives MADSMAQCIPVAVFKLVLVGDGGTGKTTFVKRHITGEFEKKYVATLGVEVHPLMFHTNRGMIKYNVWDTAGQEKFGGLRDGYYIQAQCAIIMFDVTSRVTYKNVPNWHRDLVRVCENIPIVLCGNKVDIKDRKVKAKSIVFHRKKNLQYYDISAKSNYNFEKPFLWLARKLIGDPNLEFVAMPALAPPEVQMDPSLAAKYEEELQVASQTALPDEEDDL, from the exons ATGGCGGACTCAATGGCACAGTGTATACCGGTGGCGGTGTTCAAG TTGGTCTTAGTAGGGGATGGAGGCACCGGGAAAACGACTTTTGTGAAGAGGCACATCACAGGAGAGTTTGAGAAGAAATATGTCG CTACTCTGGGAGTAGAGGTGCACCCGCTGATGTTCCACACCAATAGAGGAATGATCAAGTACAATGTGTGGGACACAGCTGGTCAGGAGAAGTTTGGAGGCCTGAGAGACGGATACTATATTCAAG CTCAGTGTGCTATCATCATGTTTGACGTCACCTCTCGAGTCACCTATAAGAACGTGCCCAACTGGCATCGTGACCTAGTGCGTGTCTGTGAGAACATTCCCATCGTCCTTTGTGGCAACAAGGTGGACATCAAAGACAGGAAAGTCAAAGCCAAGAGCATTGTGTTTCACCGCAAGAAGAACCTACAG TACTACGACATTTCTGCCAAGAGTAACTACAACTTTGAGAAACCTTTCCTGTGGCTAGCAAGAAAGTTGATCGGCGATCCCAACCTGGAGTTTGTGGCAATGCCTGCCCTTGCTCCCCCAGAGGTCCAAATGGACCCGTCCCTCGCTGCAAAGTATGAAGAAGAGCTTCAA GTTGCATCACAAACAGCACTCCCAGATGAAGAAGATGACCTCTAA